From the genome of Mycoplasma crocodyli MP145:
TCCAATTCCTGTTAACTCAGAAAATATGACACATATTGATGCATTAGTTGATTGACTTAAATCATATAATGTTGATAATTTGTTTGATAAAAAAGGTAAATTAGTTCCTGAAATTGCTGAAATAGCACCAGTTGGTGATAGAAGAATGGGAATGAATCCTGTTACAAACGGTGGATTAAATCCTAGAAATCTTGCATTACCAAATTGACAAGACTTTGCACTTAATTTAGAAAAACCAGGAGCAAAAATTGCGCAAGACATGGTTGAATTAGGTTCATACTTTGCTAAAGTTATGGAAATGAATAAAGATAACTTTAGACTTTTTGGTCCTGATGAAACAAAATCAAACCGTCTATTTAATGTATTTAAAGTTACAAGCCGTCAATGATTAGAACCTATTAATCCACTTTTTGATGAAGCTCTTTCACCAGCAGGTAGAGTTATTGATTCGCAACTTTCAGAACACCAAGCAGAAGGATTTTTAGAAGGTTATGTTTTAACTGGAAGACATGGTGTTTTTGCTAGTTATGAATCATTTTTAAGAGTTGTTGATTCAATGTTAACACAACACATGAAATGATTAAAGAAAGCAAATGATGTTTCATGAAGAAATGATTATCCTTCATTGAATGTTATTGCAACATCAACAGCTTTCCAACAAGATCATAATGGTTATACACATCAAGATCCAGGACTTATTGGACATTTAGCTGATAAAACACCGGAATTGATTAGACAATACTTACCAGCTGATACAAATACTTTATTAGCTGTTATGGATAAATCATTAACAGAAAGAAACGTAATCAATCATATTATAGCTTCAAAACAACCTAGAGAACAATTCTATTCAGCAAAAGAAGCTGCAGAATTAGTTGAAAAAGGTTTAAAAGTAATCAAATGAGCTTCAACAGTCGAAGGAAATGATGAACCAGATTTAGTTGTTGCAGCCGCTGGAACAGAACCTAACTTAGAAGCGTTAGCAGCAATTACAATTCTTAACAAAGAATTCCCTAAACTAAAAATTAGATTTGTTAATGTTGTTGATTTAATGAAATTAAGACACCCATCAATTGACCCGAGAGGAATAACTGATAAAGAATTTGATAAAATCTTTACAAAAGATAAACCAGTTCTATTCGCTTTCCATGGATATGAAGGAATATTAAGAGATATATTCTTTAAACGTAATAACCATAATTTAATTGCACATGGTTATAGAGAAAATGGTGATATTACAACATCATTTGATATTCGTCAATTAAGTCATATGGACAGATTCCATATGGCAGCAAGCGCTGCTGTTGCCGCTCTTGGTAAGAAAGCAAATGCTTTTGAAACAAAAATGCTTGAAACAATTGATTTCCATACAAAATATATTCGTGAATACGGAACAGACATTCCTGAAGTCAAAGAATGAAAATGAAACCCATTAGTTAGAAAATAATGTTCGATTTATACAAAAAAGAGAAGCTTTGGCTCTCTTTTTTTGATATAATAAATTCGGTTTAGAGGTAGAATTTATGAATAAAAAAATCAAAATTATAGGTGCAGGAGTTTCTGGTTGCACCATGGCAAACTTACTTGCAGAAAAAGGATATGAAATAGAATTATATGAACAAAAAAGTCATATTGGTGGAAATTGCTATGATTTAAAAAGCAAAAAAGGTAATCTTTATCATCTTTATGGACCTCATATTTTTCATACAAAAAATAATGATGTAGCTAATTATATAAAAAAATTTGCTGACTTTAATGAATATATAAATAAACCCGTTTCTAGAGTAAATAAAAAGTATATTAATTTACCTGTTTCATTAGAAAGCATAAAACAAATTGATCCAATTAACTATAAGGAAATTACAGATAAACTATTAAAATGTTTTCCTAATAAAACAGAGGTGCCAGTATATGAACTAAATGCATTAGAAGAACTAAAACGAGACAAAAAAATAAGTAAAATTATTAGTTGAATTTATTTAAATATTTATGCTAAATACACATCTAAAATGTGGGGAATTGAAATTGAAAATATTGACAAATCTGTTCTAAACAGAGTTAAAATACTACTTACAAATGAGCATAATTATTTTCCTGGTGCTATATTACAAGGTTTGCCAATTGGGGGATATACCAAGATGCTTCATAAAATGATTGATAATAAAAATATTAAGTTGTTTATAAACACCGATGCTCTTAAAAAATTATCTTTAAGAGAAGGTAAAACATTTTGAGATAATAAAGAATACGAAGGGTTAATAATCTACACAGGACAAATTGAAAAACTTATAGATTTTAAATTTGGTTCTTTACCATATAGGTCATTATATTTTAAATTTTTAGAATTCAACAAACCGGAATATCAAAATTTCACAATAATAAACAAGCCACTTGATAAGAAAATAACAAGAACCGTTGAGTATAATAAAATGACTTTAATTAAAAATAATTCAACAATTATTTCGCACGAATATCCTGGTGAGTATAATATCGAATCAAATAAGTGAAGTATTCCATATTATCCTATACAACAGATTGATAATATAAATTTATACAATAAATATAAAGAAGAAATTTCAAAGTATAGTAACATTTTATTGCTTGGTAGATTAGCACAGTATAAATATCTTGATATTGACACAACAATTGAGCAAGCATTTGAATTATTCAATGAAATACTTAAGAAATAAGATAAATAAAAACTCCAACAGGAGTTTTAATTTTCATAAATTTCAAATTTACATTTTGATGAATCATAAACAAACTCTAGAACATTCAACTTAAGAGCTTTTTTAATTTGTTTTTTAATTAATAATCTTGTAATTAATGTAGAGTAAGATAGAAATTTTTGCACTTTGGAAGCTTCGAGGTAAATCTTACACTTTGAATTAAACAAATTTGATACGTATGAATGCAAAAGTAACTTTAAAAGTTGATATTCGCATAATCCTTTTTTAATAAGTGAATTAAATGCAGCTTGCTCACCTAATTTTCTTTTTTTATTTCATTGACTTGACATTGTGTTACCAGGTCTATTGAATCAATAAATTCCAGTAGTTTTATTAACAAAGGAAGGATTTTTTGATATTTTTAATGCTTCTAAAAAAAATGGAAAATCTTGGTATGAAACACCCTCTTCAAGATTAGATGTTTTATAAAAAATATCTGATTTAATTATTAGTGAAACGGGTATAAGTGCTGGAGAGGAATGGATTAAATTTTTGGCTTTTATAAAATATCTTGGCTTAATTGTTATTTTCATTTTTTCAAAATAAACGACAGATGTTTTCGATATAAGAAAATCATAATTTGATTTAGAATCATATTTAATCAATGTTTTAAGGAATATATTTTTTATTTTATCATCACTATCTAAAAACATCATGTATTTCGAATTTACCAATTTATGGTCTCTTACATAATTTATGACAGATCCTCAATTTCCATTTTTTTCTTTTTCATACAAAAAAATGTTTTTATGCATTAAAGAATATCTTTTAACAATTTCTTTTGTTTTGTCAGTAGAACAATCATCTACGACAACGACATTGATATATTCTTCATGATTTTTATTACTTAATATGGAATTTAAAGCATCATGAATATAATCCTGAGAATTATAAGCAGGTATAATTATTGTACATAATTTATAATCTAGATCATACATATAAATTACCTAATTTTTGAATGAATAAATTCATTAATTTGTTCACTGAATTGCTCGTTATCAAGTGCATAATCAATATTAGCTTTAACAAAACCTTCTACACCTCCAAGATCATATCTGGTCCCGCTAAATTCGCAAGCAAAAACCTTTTGTTTTAACATTAATTCATCAAAACAATCAACAAGTTGAATTTCACTTCCAACACCTGGTTTTGTTTTTAATAACAAGTCAAAAATTTCTGGGTTAAATATATATCTACCCAAAATAGCTCTACTTGATGGTGAGTCTTCAGGTTGTGGTTTTTCAATAGCGCCAATAATTTCAAAAAATTTATTTTTTCTTTCAGAATAAATTTTGGGAGCAACTATTCCATACTTATTCACACAATCTCAAGGCACTTTTTGAACCCCAACTATATTTTGATGACCAATTTTGTCGTAAGTATCAATAAGTTGCTTAAGTGCAGGTTTTTCACCAGCGTCTACCCTAATTAAGTCATCACCCAATATAACACCAAAAGGTTCATTACCTACTTTATTCTTGCATATTGATATTGCATGACCTAAACCTAGTTGTTTATCTTGAATTACTATAGTGATATATTTTGATCTATTTGTTTTTTTAACAGCCTGAAGTAATTTTGTTTTATTTTTTGTTTTAAGTTCAGTTTCAAGATCTTCATTAATTTTAAAGTAGTTATCTAATTCTCTTTTTCTTTCACTTATTACTAAAATTACTTCTTCTATTCCAGACTCAATAGCTTCATCTATTAGATAATCAATTGCCGGTCTGTTAAGAATTGGTAAAAGTTCTTTATGAATTGTTTTGGTGAGTGGAAGGAATCTAGTTCCTCAACCAGCACAAGGTATGATAACTTTTTTAATTTGTTTTTCCATTTTGGTACTCCTAAGGTATTAATCTTGATTTTCTTTTCTTTGAATAGGTGTTGTTGAATATGTTTTTTTAAATAAAGCTATGAATGATATCGGGATATAACTTAGCATAAATAATGGATAAGTAAATATTGATATTATTTTTTTAGATTTCTTAGCATTAATTCTTTTTCAATTTCTTTTTACAATAATTATCGCCTGAACAAATAGGTTTAAATATATAGTAATAATTATAACAAATGGAGTTAGTAGAATATAAAGTATTAAACCGAATAAATTATAATCAACATAAGTTACAGGATCTAGGGTATAATTAATAAAATACATTAAAACCATTGAAATTGAGGTTATCAAATAAAATGAAATATTAATAATTAGCGTATATATTGCCGGAGATATCATTATGTAATTAGTTATTAATGAAGGTTTATTTATATTTTTTTTAACAAGCGCAGTATTTAATCTATTTTTGTAAATATTTCACACTTGTTTAAAACCTACACATCATCTCATTCTTTGCTTTCACGAATCTTTAAATCTTATCGGTTGTTCATCATAAAAAATAGCATTTTCTGAATAAGCACAATTTACGTTATTCAATAATAATCATTGAGTAAACTCAATATCATGACTTAGCGAATTGAAATCTCATCAATTAGTTTGTTCCAGAATTTTTTTAGTGAAAGAAAATCCTGTACCATTAACGTAAGCACTATATCTTTTATAATTTCTAGATTTATTTATTACGCTTGACTCCTTAATAAATTGTATCGAATAAGCACTTGATATTCAATTATCTGCATAGTTTTTAGAGTTTCTATATGTAGTAACGACCTCACTCCCATAAAAATCAAAAGCTTTATTAACTTCAAATACTCAATTTTTATCAAGTAAATTATCTGCATCAAACGAACAAAAACAATCATAATTATCTAAAAGGTTATTATCTCTAATATATCTTAATGCGTGTTGTATAGCAAAGTTCCCGCCCTTTTGAATATCATTAAACCTTTCTAAAACAGTTACACCTTTTGATATACCAATATTGTATGTCATTCTATTATCTGTGCAATTATCAGCAACTAGATATATATCAATTTTTCCATCATATTTCTGTTCTTGCATTGAATTAATTAGCTTTGAAAGTGTAACACTTTCATTTCTAGCAGGAATAATTAAGGCAAAATTTCTTGTTTTTTTTGGTGTGTAATTATTGAGAGAATTTATATTTTTTCTTGAATTAAAAAAGTGAATTCACTCCAAACCATAAATTACAAAAAAAATAATACCTATAATAAAAGTTACTCAAAAAAGTATATTTGTAATATAAAATAGAGTCATAAAAAATCCTTTCTAATTTGACAAAATGTAAATAAATCATAAAATTATTTATGTTTAAAGTTTTAAAACACAAATTTATCATTACATTATTTTTTTACTTTACAAATTATTTATATTCATATATTTTACATTAATATTTTTTTTTTACTAATTTTTAAGCAATCTAAAAATAGTGCAATCAAGCACTATTTAAATATAATTATTTTTTATCGTCTTCAACAATAACTTCTGCTTCAACTTCTTCTTCTTGATTATTTTTAGAAGTTTCTTTTTCTTCTTTTGAATCATCTGCTGTTGCATTTTGTTGTGCTGAATAATTAGCAAAGTTTCTCATTAATTCTTCATATTGATCTAATTTTTCTTTTAAAGCAGTAATGTCTTTTTTATTGATTAAATCTAATAGTTCTTCAATCATTTTTTGACTTTGTTCTTTGGTTTTTTCATCTAGTTTGTCACCTTGTTCACTAGTTGCTTTTTTGATTTGATCAATTAATGATTCCGCTCTAACAATAACTTCTGCTTCTTCTTTACGTTTGCTATCTGCTTCTCTGTTATCTTCTGCTTCTTTAACCATTCTATTGATTTCTGCATCACTTAATTTTGATGAATTTTGAATAGTAATTGATTGTTCTTTATTGGTATCTTTGTCTTTTGCTGTTACTTTTGTAATACCATTAACGTCTATTGAGAAACTAACTTCAATTTGAGGAATTCCTCTAGGAGCAGGTCTAATACCAGTTAAATTAAATTGCCCTAACAACTTATTATCATTAGCCATTTGTCTTTCACCTTGAACAACTCTAACAGTAACTTCACTTTGGTTATCTGAAGCGGTTGAGAAAATTTGTGATTTTGTTACAGGAATTGTTGTATTTCTTGCAATAAGTGGTGTAGAAACTCCACCCATTGTTTCAATTCCTAAAGTTAAAGGTGTAACATCAAGTAATAAGATATCATCAATATCACCAGCTAAAACAGATCCTTGAATTGCAGCACCAATCGAAACAACTTCATCTGGATTGATTGTTCTGTTTGGTTCTTTTCCTAAAGTTCTTTTAACCATGTCTTGAACTGCAGGTATTCTTGTTGAACCTCCGACCAATAGAACTTCATGCAAGTCTTTTGCGGTAATTTTAGCTTCTCTTAAAGCGTCTTCAATAGGTTTTCTTGTTCTATCAACTAAACCTGCTGTCATAGCATCGAATTCACTACGTTTTAATTCAACTTCAACGTTAATAGGTCCTGATGGTGTAACCGCTAAGAAAGGTAAGTTAATTGTAGCAATTGATTGGTTTGATAAATCGATTTTTGCTTTTTCTGCAGCTTCTTTTAAACGAGCCATAGCCATTTTATCGGTTGATGCATCAAAATTGTGTTCTTTTTTAATAAGACCTGTTAATCATTCAACGATTTTATTATCTCAGTCATCTCCACCTAAGTGGTTATCTCCAGATGTTGAAAGAACTTCAAATGTTCCATTTTCTAATTCAAGAACAGAAACGTCAAATGTTCCTCCCCCTAGGTCATATACTAAAACTTTCATTGCTTTTTCTGTTTTATCAAGACCAAAAGCTAATGCAGCAGCAGTAGGTTCATTAATGATACGTAGCACATCTAATCCAGCAATTTTACCAGCAATTTTTGTAGCTTCACGTTGTGCATTATCAAAATATGCAGGAACGGTAATAACTGCTTTAGTTATTGTAGCACCAAGTTTTTTTTGTGCATAGTCTTTCATATATGAAAGAATCATTCCACTAATTTCTTCTGGTTTATATTCTTTTTTATTAACTTTAACTACTTCATTTGTTCCTATCAATCTTTTAATTGATGAAACTGTGTTTGGGTTTGTTTCTATTTGTCTTTTAGCAACTTCACCAACAATTATTTCATTGTTTTTAAAACTTACAACTGAAGGTGTAGTTCTTTTTCCATTTGGGTTTTCTAAAACAACAGGTGTTTTTTCATCCATGACTGAAACAACAGAGTTAGTTGTTCCTAAGTCAATTCCTAATATAATTTCTTTAGCCATTATAGCCTCCTATTTTTTTAAATCATTTATTGCAACATTATTTTACCACTTTTAGCACTTGGTTAAATATATTGCTAAACTTTTTACAATCATATTTTACCATACTTTTAGCAGTCTTACAAATAAATTGCTAATTTTTTTTATTTATTGTAACTTGCGCTGGACTAACTACTCTTCCACTTAATTTAAATCCATTCATATTTACTTTTAATATACTATTTATAGGTTTATGTTTATCATATTGAATATCCATAACATTATTAATTTCGGGGTCAAACATTTGACCGATTTCGGGTTTAATGATTTCAATTTTATTATCTTCTAACATTCTTTCAAATTGTTTTTGAATCATATTAAATCCAATAACAAAATTTTTTACCATTTGATTATCAATATTTTTCCCACTTTCAATAGCTAATTCAAAGTTATTATATGGTGTTATAAAATCTTCTAAGAAATTTTGTAATGCATATTGTCTAATTTCTTGTTTATCTCTTTCAATTTTTTCAGTATTTTCACTAAGAGCTTTTTTAATTTCCTCATTAGCTTTTTCTTGAAGTGATTTAGCTTTTTCTTGAATTGAATTAATAGTATATTTTAGTTCAATATCTTTAACCTCAAGTTGCCTTTTTAATCTGTCGATTTCTGCTTCAAGTTCTTTTTCTTTAGACGTTTCATGATGATGGTGTTTTTTAGGTTCTTTAGCAACATCTTCTTTTTGAGGTTCTATGAAAATAAAAGTTTTGTCTTCTCTTACTAAATTGACTAGCTTTAATGTTACATCAGCTTCTTTACCTTTAAGTTCAACATCTTCATAAGATTTAAGGAATTTATACTTAAGATGTATAGGGGTCTCAATTTTTTTATTGATTAGTAGTTTATCAAAACCAGGTAGGTATCCTTCTCATCCTAAAGTGAATATTTCCTGTGTAGTAAATTCATCGATTACTTTATCTCCAATTTTAACTTGTAGTTCTGCTGTTAATATATCTCCTTTACTAAATATAAATTTTTTATCTTCTTTTTTATTTTTTAAATTACTTGTTACTATATCTTTAGTTTTTGATTTCATTATCATCTCCTTTTATATCGTCATCACTAGATTCAAAATTTTCAACACTATCAATTTTTTTATTTTTTAATATATCTTCTAATAAATAAATTGCACTTCTCATTTTTGCAAAGTCACTAACAGTAGGTGTAACAACACTAATTTCTTGAATAGTTCCTTCGAAAGGTAATCGTTTAGACATTATAGAACCACTTTTGTTTATTGAAATTTTTAGATTTTCATCTTCTGGTGTATTACCTTCAATAATCTCTCAAATTGAGTGATTTTCAATAAGATCAAGCATTTTGTTTAAGTCATATCTATTTATATCTTTATTTAATATTATATTGTCCTTACCATAAACTTTATTCCTTGTGGTAAAGGCAAAATCGAAAACTTGGCTTGTAAATTTTTCTAACAACTCTTCATAGTTTATTATGCTTTTTGCAAGTAAATCCTTAAGAGAAAGAGCACGGCTAGAAAGCTCATTTATTTTTACATTAAGTAATCTTTCTTTAAATAATCTAATAGCTATTCTTACATCTTCTATTTTAAAGTGTGTATTTGATATGTCTAATGTTTTTGAATAAACATTACCATTTGAAACCACCAAAATTACTGATGCAGTAAATTCTGTTAATGGGACTATTTGTATACTTTTAAGTAGTGCATTTGAATCGTCAATACTAGTTACTAATGTTAATCCAGTAATATCTGAAATGAGTGCTACAGCTTGTTCAACTGTATCTGTGATTTGTAATTTGCGTTTTTGGAAAATTTTTTTAAGACGACTAGTAAGAATTTCTTGCTGACTATAAGCAAGATATTCTGAGTAATATTGAAGGCCTTTTATTGAAGGAATACGACCTGATGAAATATGGGCTTTTTCTAAAAAACCATCAATTTCGAGTTCATTCATTAAATACCTTATCTTTGCACTTGAATAATTTAAATTATATTTTATAAGCAAGTGACTTGATGAAATAGGTTCACTTTCTTCAATATAAGATTCAACTGTTAATTTTAGAATTTCTTCTAGACTTTCTTTGATTTTTTCCATGTTAATATTATACACAAAAAATAATTTTTTAGCAATTAAAATAATAAAGTGCTAAATTTAAAAAATGACTTTCAGGAATTAGTTTTTTCAACTACATTTTTTTATCATTTAAGTATAATAGTTTTATGAATATTATAGATAAAATTATTAAAGTTTATGAGATTGTTGGTCAAACCAAACAAGATACAGAACGCACAACTAATATATTAATTATATTTTTTGGAATTGCATTTTTAATTATCGGAATTGCATCATTCTTCCTATACCCAAAGCAAAAAAGGAAAATGATTCAATATAAAAAAGAACAATTAGAAGAGTATTATATCAATCATCCAAAAAATAAAGGTTGTTCATATGAAGCAAGTGGGTTATTTGTTCCGGGATGACAAAGGATGAAATACAACATCCCTATATTTGTTGGAATGACTTTTTGCATAATCGGTGTGTTTATGATTGTTGCAAAAATATCAAACATTTTTTAATAAAAATACACTTAAAAGTTGAGTGTATTTTTATTAAATTGCTTAATTATTATGTTTTATTAATTTTTAAAATATTTTATAATTTAGAACGTTGATTAACAACAACAATACAAGAAAGGAAAAAATGAACACACTTTCAAAAAAGCTTTCTAAAAAAGAAAGCAATAAATCTAAAGATAACAGTGGGTCTAGCAAAGTAAGAAAAGTTTTATCAAAAATTTCTGGTGCTTTTATGTTGCCTATTTCAATTATGGCAATTGCTGGGTTATTTTTAGGAGTAGGTGCTACAATATCTCATCAAGCAGTCAATAATCAAGGACTAAAAGTTTTTGGTGAATTTATCAAAATGTTGGGTGAGCCAGTTTTTGCTGCTTTACCTTTACTATTTGCCTCAGCATTTGTTGTAGCATTTACTGATGAAGCGGGTGTTGGAGTATTTGCAACCATAATTGCTTATTTAACTTTTAGTGCCCTTCAATCAGTTTTCATATGAGAGTCGTATACATCATTGATGCATAACGGGACACCTGTTCCTGCTCAAATTTATGATGAAAACTTAGGAAAATTTGTCGATTTACTTGACAAAGAAGGAAAGATTATTCCTGAAAAAACTTTAGAAGGATATGTAATATTATTCAAACAAGGAGGTAGAGATGCTGCTTCAATGGAAAAACTTGTTGGTTCGACACTTGGTTTTAAATCATTACAAACTTCAGCATTCGGAGGAATTGCAGTTGGGTTAATAGTTCAATATTTATATAACCGTTTCCATACAATTCAATTACCTTCGGTAATTTCGTTTTTTGGAGGAAAAAGATTTGTTGCTATTATTTCTATAATCGCTATGATACCAACTGCTTTTATCTTCTTATTATTATGACCATGAATCGGTAAAGGTTTAAGTACATTCGGAAATTATTTAGGTAAAGTTCCTTATGGATTTGAATCATTTATATTTGGATTCTTAGAAAGATCTTTAGTTCCATTTGGACTACACCATGCTTTCTATGCTCCATTGTGATATACACAAGCTGGTGGAGATTTATATACAGCGCTTAATAACTTTAAAACATCTGGACTAGTTCCTGGCGAATCTCTAAATGATTTAATTAAAACAGTAGCTGAAAGCAAAAATAAATTTGTTGGAGATAGTACAATGTCTCTTTCATTGGTTGGATTTAAATACAACACAATTGAATATACTTTAAATGGTACTGCTGTTTCTAAACCTTTATTTGCTTTCTTAGCACAAGATTTAGGAATCAAGGTCGGTCGTTTCTTAGATGGTAAATTCTCATTTATGATCTTTGGATTGCCAGCAGCAGGATTAGCTATGATAATGGCTGCTCCTAAAGAAAATAGAAAACTTGCAATTGGAGCAGTTTTACCTGCTGCAATTACTTGTTTAGTAACAGGGGTAACAGAACCTATTGAATTTACATTCTTATTCTTAGCTCCATGACTATTCTGAGGTTTCCATGCATTTTTCTGTGCATTGTCATTCATGATCGCAAACCTTTTAGGTGTGCATATACCAATGGCTTTTTCAGGAGGATTATTAGACTTAACAATTTATGGAATAATTCCATTTGCTAAGGGAACTAATTTCTATTGAACACTAGCAGTTGGAGCCGGATACGCACCAATTTACTTCTTTGCATTCTTATTCTTTATTA
Proteins encoded in this window:
- a CDS encoding PTS transporter subunit IIABC → MNTLSKKLSKKESNKSKDNSGSSKVRKVLSKISGAFMLPISIMAIAGLFLGVGATISHQAVNNQGLKVFGEFIKMLGEPVFAALPLLFASAFVVAFTDEAGVGVFATIIAYLTFSALQSVFIWESYTSLMHNGTPVPAQIYDENLGKFVDLLDKEGKIIPEKTLEGYVILFKQGGRDAASMEKLVGSTLGFKSLQTSAFGGIAVGLIVQYLYNRFHTIQLPSVISFFGGKRFVAIISIIAMIPTAFIFLLLWPWIGKGLSTFGNYLGKVPYGFESFIFGFLERSLVPFGLHHAFYAPLWYTQAGGDLYTALNNFKTSGLVPGESLNDLIKTVAESKNKFVGDSTMSLSLVGFKYNTIEYTLNGTAVSKPLFAFLAQDLGIKVGRFLDGKFSFMIFGLPAAGLAMIMAAPKENRKLAIGAVLPAAITCLVTGVTEPIEFTFLFLAPWLFWGFHAFFCALSFMIANLLGVHIPMAFSGGLLDLTIYGIIPFAKGTNFYWTLAVGAGYAPIYFFAFLFFIKKFNLETPGRGRNVKLFTKEDYLKQKDTKGTTQDLGQIDPKGLAVVQAYGGISNITSFNNCASRLRYDVLDGSLVNEDALKAAGAAGVKREGNNHVQAIFGPVSEQLNSKIKSQRDLISQWELSNKLTPEVKEGQIIQTVKTVEVVETVTTVNSNELQDQKIVKTVTITEPIVSEKTTIEKLNDENVIVETIKTVEEKPAAISVEKEKTILNTDEVVSLQSPACGKVKSLESLHDGVFSEKMVGEGFVVAFSAKKEARIYSPVDGKISMVYDTKHAYGITTNSGINLLLHIGIDTVKLNGQGFTSFVKVNKKVSAGDVIATVNLELLRASKIKITDLITIVLPDSSKTNVRITKMDKDIMRVATEVAKVY
- a CDS encoding LapA family protein; translated protein: MNIIDKIIKVYEIVGQTKQDTERTTNILIIFFGIAFLIIGIASFFLYPKQKRKMIQYKKEQLEEYYINHPKNKGCSYEASGLFVPGWQRMKYNIPIFVGMTFCIIGVFMIVAKISNIF
- a CDS encoding heat-inducible transcriptional repressor HrcA, which translates into the protein MEKIKESLEEILKLTVESYIEESEPISSSHLLIKYNLNYSSAKIRYLMNELEIDGFLEKAHISSGRIPSIKGLQYYSEYLAYSQQEILTSRLKKIFQKRKLQITDTVEQAVALISDITGLTLVTSIDDSNALLKSIQIVPLTEFTASVILVVSNGNVYSKTLDISNTHFKIEDVRIAIRLFKERLLNVKINELSSRALSLKDLLAKSIINYEELLEKFTSQVFDFAFTTRNKVYGKDNIILNKDINRYDLNKMLDLIENHSIWEIIEGNTPEDENLKISINKSGSIMSKRLPFEGTIQEISVVTPTVSDFAKMRSAIYLLEDILKNKKIDSVENFESSDDDIKGDDNEIKN